A single Drosophila ananassae strain 14024-0371.13 chromosome 3L, ASM1763931v2, whole genome shotgun sequence DNA region contains:
- the LOC6494442 gene encoding ribosomal RNA-processing protein 8, giving the protein MKPFEVPPWEKGAEIIEFKSIAPTGNGVAAAKKPKKKKPKKNKAKPAEVTAKKPTNGKFNYRQGGGPLAPPQDSASSDDDDVEDGIRAMHKVRTGRIEKQRAPTQATKGGKKQLNLKPELAQAAVEAMETAPSPAASTPSSSSLASKLQSELLGGRFRYINEQLYSVTSRKAAALFRQDASAFEAYHAGYRQQVEKWPTNPLNRIIKTLKRLPKTAIIGDFGCGEGKLAQSLPNKVYSMDLVAARSDIIACNITETPLQAQSLDVAVYCLSLMGTDLNEFFLEANRVLKLHGSVYIAEIQSRFEDVREFVRCLAACGFDLIKKDVAVNYFYFFQFKKMRHVPKTTKLKSFSLKPCLYRKR; this is encoded by the coding sequence ATGAAGCCGTTCGAAGTGCCCCCCTGGGAAAAAGGAGCCGAGATCATTGAATTCAAGTCTATTGCGCCAACGGGGAATGGAGTGGCTGCCGCCAAGAAGCCgaagaaaaagaaaccaaAGAAGAATAAGGCCAAACCAGCGGAGGTCACAGCGAAGAAACCTACGAATGGAAAGTTCAACTACCGGCAGGGGGGTGGTCCTCTGGCCCCACCCCAAGACTCAGCCTCCTCGGACGATGACGACGTGGAGGACGGCATCCGGGCCATGCACAAGGTGAGAACTGGAAGGATCGAGAAGCAGCGCGCCCCCACACAAGCCACCAAGGGTGGCAAGAAGCAGCTGAACCTGAAGCCCGAGCTGGCCCAGGCGGCTGTGGAGGCGATGGAGACGGCTCCGTCGCCGGCTGCCTCCACTCCTTCCTCCAGCTCGCTGGCCAGCAAACTGCAGTCGGAGCTGTTGGGTGGACGGTTCCGGTACATCAACGAGCAGCTCTATTCGGTGACCAGTCGCAAGGCGGCCGCCCTCTTCCGCCAGGACGCCTCCGCCTTCGAGGCCTACCACGCAGGCTACCGCCAGCAGGTGGAAAAGTGGCCCACCAACCCGCTGAACCGCATCATCAAAACCCTCAAACGCCTGCCCAAAACAGCCATCATCGGGGACTTCGGCTGCGGCGAGGGCAAGCTGGCCCAGTCGCTGCCCAACAAAGTTTACTCCATGGACTTGGTGGCAGCCAGGAGCGACATCATCGCCTGCAACATCACCGAGACGCCCCTTCAGGCCCAGTCTCTGGACGTGGCCGTCTACTGCCTGTCACTGATGGGCACCGACCTGAACGAGTTCTTCCTGGAGGCCAACAGAGTGCTCAAGCTGCACGGCAGCGTCTACATAGCAGAGATCCAGTCCAGATTCGAGGATGTTCGGGAGTTTGTTCGCTGCCTGGCAGCCTGCGGCTTCGACCTCATCAAGAAGGACGTGGCTGTGAACTACTTTTACTTCTTCCAGTTCAAGAAGATGCGGCATGTGCCCAAGACCACCAAGCTGAAGTCGTTCTCCCTGAAGCCCTGCCTCTACCGGAAGCGATAA